One Planifilum fulgidum genomic window, GGAATACAAGATGTCTCTTCCCTTCTGTTCATTCGTTCTATTTATGATGAGAATCCTCCCGTTTTATTCCGGTGCAAATGCGGGATCACTTCAAGAAGAGATTTGGCAACCTTCTACCATAATAACATGTTTCCCGTCTCCGCCGTGGGATGCGTTCGCCCGGGAAGGTTGACGCTCTCACGAGGATCCGGGAAACCCGTCAAAAAAGGCATCGATGGTGATTGGGAAATGGATCGGCGGCCGGTGGACCGCCATCCGGCCGGTTTATGCGAGAAATCCCACCAGAAAGCAAAGGAAACCCAGGATGATCGGTTCAAAAAACGCATCTTTTTTTCTCAGAAACAACCAGATTCCCAGACATTCCAAAAAAAGTCCCGCCAGAAAAAAGAATGTGCTCCAGTTTTCCATGATCCATTCTCCTCCGGAAGCGGTCCATACTTCAGTTTTAAGTATAATGGATGAAGAATGGAGGGAAAACGGTGAAACTTCGTTTTGTCACGGAAAATGTCGGAAAGTTGGAGGAAGCGAGGACCGTCCTCTCTCCCCTGGGCATCGAAGTGGTCCATCATTCCCTCGCACTGGTGGAACCGGTGGAGGGCGGGATTGAGGACGTTTGTCTCGAAAAGTTGCGCCAGGTGAGGCGAACGGGATTGAACCGGGTGATGGTGGACGATGCCGGGCTTTTTCTGAAGGCATACCCGGGCTTTCCCGGCGTGTTGACCAAAAGGATTTTCGATCAGATCGGATACCGGGGTTTTATGAAACTGCTGTCGGGCGAGTCGCGCCAGGCCTGGCTGGAGGGAACGGTCGCCGTCCTGTGGGACGGGAAGGTTCGCTGTTTCACCGGCAGGACCCACGGCAGCATCATCGAGGCGGACCCGGAACGCCTCCGGCCGGAACCGGGCTTCCCCTTCAACCCGGTCTTTGTTCCCGAGGGGGAGGAGCGGGTCTTGTCGGAGCTGTCGCCGGAAAAGCGTCTTGAGCACTCTTACCGGAGAAAGGCGCTGGAGCAGCTGGCGGCCTGGCTGAAGGAACGGACGGGTCGGAATGACGGGGAGCCTGCGGACTAGAACGGCGGAGCCGCTTCGGATTTCCGTCGATTTTCTGACAGGTTTCTCCTCGCCGGGAAAAGGGATGTCAAGCGTCAGTGAAAATGTCACCATAAAACGTCCGTGATTCTGTCACCTTAACCCTTCCCATCCCGAGCGGGAGTGAAAGTGACCGACAAGGATGGGAAGGAGGTGGTATGAATCCGGGATCAAAGATTCCTGCCTTCAGCCTGCTAACCCGATGACGACTGGCCATGACCTTGATTTTGAGGTATCATGGAGTTGGATTTTGGTGTTACCCAGGCTTTGCGCCATGGGTGATTGGGAGCAGGCTTACGAGGTTTCGTAACGCCTGCCTTTTCTTTTTCCGGCTTCGAAGCAGGCTTTCGAACCGGTTTTTCCACCCGCTTGACGAACAGGATCTCCCCGCTATGCTCGATGCACACCGAACCGTCCAGGGTCTGGCGAACCTCCACCTCCGTTTTGAGCGGAAGGATGCGGTCGGATACGATCTTGTACGTGTGTCCTTGGTACGAGATCGTTTGACCCGAACCCACTTTCCGGTATACCCCCCGGTAGCAAAGGATGTGCTTCAGGGCGCGGGGGTGGGTGTAAGGGACGAAGGCAGATTCTTTTTCAGC contains:
- a CDS encoding non-canonical purine NTP pyrophosphatase; this translates as MKLRFVTENVGKLEEARTVLSPLGIEVVHHSLALVEPVEGGIEDVCLEKLRQVRRTGLNRVMVDDAGLFLKAYPGFPGVLTKRIFDQIGYRGFMKLLSGESRQAWLEGTVAVLWDGKVRCFTGRTHGSIIEADPERLRPEPGFPFNPVFVPEGEERVLSELSPEKRLEHSYRRKALEQLAAWLKERTGRNDGEPAD